A part of Streptomyces sp. NBC_01451 genomic DNA contains:
- a CDS encoding uroporphyrinogen-III synthase — protein MSPTTLPAGPDHGHVTFLGAGPGDPGLLTLRAVEALAVADVLVAEHEVLDVVRPHARQGVAELNTELDTPIGSTYPGTGTPQLTVVDGASTTAGVPAVRDAAHLVMEAARGGRRVVRAVSGDPGLDAYAAEEMLACVRAGVPFEVVPGVAAAVGVPAYAGVPLRDAQGADVRFVDARTASDRCWTEVGASDGTVVVSTTLDSVAAAAGELVAAGRKPDTPLTVTIAGTTTRQRTWSATLGTIAQMFKQGKVLPSPEGGRPVIAVVGERFAAAQREQLSWFENKPLFGWRVLVPRTKEQSASLSDQLRSYGAVPHEVPTIAVEPPRTPQQMERAVKGLVTGRYEWIAFTSVNAVKAVREKFEEYGLDARAFAGIKVAAVGEQTAKALVAFGVKPDLVPSGEQSAAGLLDDWPPYDPVFDPIDRVFLPRADIATETLVAGLIELGWEVDDVTAYRTVRASPPPQETREAIKGGGFDAVLFTSSSTVRNLVGIAGKPHNVTVIACIGPATAKTAEEHGLRVDVMAPEPSVHKLAEALADFGLRRRASAVESGDPVTRPSERRPGARRRRTT, from the coding sequence GTGAGCCCCACCACCCTTCCCGCCGGTCCGGACCATGGGCACGTCACCTTTCTCGGTGCCGGACCCGGGGATCCGGGACTACTGACTCTGCGCGCCGTCGAGGCGCTGGCGGTCGCGGACGTACTGGTCGCCGAGCACGAGGTGCTCGACGTCGTACGCCCGCACGCCAGACAAGGCGTTGCCGAGCTCAACACCGAATTGGACACGCCTATTGGCAGCACGTATCCAGGCACAGGCACGCCTCAACTAACGGTTGTTGACGGCGCGTCAACGACCGCTGGTGTACCCGCTGTGCGGGATGCCGCACATCTTGTCATGGAGGCCGCACGGGGCGGCAGGCGGGTCGTCCGTGCGGTGTCCGGGGATCCCGGGCTCGACGCGTACGCCGCCGAGGAGATGCTGGCGTGCGTTCGCGCCGGTGTCCCGTTCGAGGTGGTCCCGGGTGTCGCGGCGGCCGTGGGCGTGCCCGCGTACGCCGGTGTGCCGCTGCGGGACGCGCAGGGCGCGGACGTCCGGTTCGTGGACGCCCGTACGGCGTCGGACCGCTGCTGGACCGAGGTCGGGGCCTCCGACGGGACGGTCGTCGTCTCCACGACGCTCGACTCGGTGGCCGCGGCGGCGGGCGAGCTGGTCGCGGCAGGGCGCAAGCCCGACACTCCGCTGACCGTGACGATCGCCGGGACCACGACCCGTCAGCGGACCTGGTCGGCCACGCTGGGGACCATCGCCCAGATGTTCAAGCAGGGCAAGGTACTGCCGTCCCCGGAGGGTGGCCGGCCCGTGATAGCCGTCGTCGGCGAGCGGTTCGCCGCCGCTCAGCGCGAGCAGCTGTCGTGGTTCGAGAACAAGCCGCTCTTCGGGTGGCGGGTCCTGGTGCCGCGTACCAAGGAGCAGTCGGCGTCGCTCTCCGACCAGCTGCGGTCCTACGGGGCCGTGCCGCACGAGGTGCCGACGATCGCCGTCGAGCCGCCGCGGACTCCGCAGCAGATGGAGCGGGCGGTCAAGGGCCTGGTCACGGGCCGTTACGAGTGGATCGCCTTCACTTCGGTGAATGCCGTGAAGGCGGTTCGCGAGAAGTTCGAGGAGTACGGGCTCGACGCCCGTGCCTTCGCCGGGATCAAGGTCGCGGCGGTCGGGGAGCAGACCGCCAAGGCGCTCGTCGCCTTCGGTGTGAAGCCCGATCTGGTGCCCAGCGGGGAGCAGTCCGCCGCCGGGTTGCTGGACGACTGGCCGCCCTACGACCCGGTCTTCGATCCGATCGACCGTGTTTTCCTGCCTCGGGCGGACATCGCCACGGAGACGCTGGTGGCGGGTCTCATCGAGCTGGGCTGGGAGGTCGACGACGTCACGGCCTACCGGACCGTGCGGGCGTCGCCGCCGCCGCAGGAGACTCGGGAGGCGATCAAGGGGGGTGGCTTCGACGCCGTTCTCTTCACGTCGTCGTCCACTGTGCGGAACCTGGTCGGGATCGCGGGCAAGCCTCACAACGTGACGGTTATCGCGTGTATCGGGCCGGCCACGGCGAAGACCGCCGAGGAGCATGGGCTGCGGGTCGATGTGATGGCTCCGGAGCCGTCCGTGCACAAGTTGGCCGAGGCGTTGGCCGACTTCGGGTTGCGGCGGCGCGCTTCCGCTGTGGAGTCCGGTGATCCCGTTACCCGGCCGAGTGAGCGGCGGCCGGGGGCTCGGCGGAGGCGGACCACGTAG
- the hemB gene encoding porphobilinogen synthase: MSKYGSFPGARPRRLRTSPVMRRMVAETRLHPADFILPAFVREGVSEPVPIAAMPGVVQHTRDSLKKAAVDAVAAGVSGIMLFGVPEEGKKDALGTPGTDPDGILQVAIRDVRAEVGDELLVMSDLCLDETTDHGHCGVLDAEGRVDNDATLERYAEMAQVQADAGAHVVGPSGMMDGQIGVVRDALDQIGREDVAILAYTAKYSSAFYGPFREAVGSSLKGDRKTYQQDPANVRESLRELALDLEEGADIVMVKPAGPYLDILARVADAVDVPVAAYQISGEYSMVEAAAEKGWVDRERAILETLTGIKRAGAQNILTYWATEAARML; encoded by the coding sequence ATGTCGAAGTACGGATCCTTTCCCGGTGCGCGTCCTCGGCGGCTGCGTACCTCGCCCGTCATGCGGCGCATGGTCGCCGAGACCCGGCTGCACCCCGCCGACTTCATCCTCCCCGCCTTCGTGCGGGAAGGGGTGAGTGAGCCCGTGCCGATCGCCGCGATGCCGGGCGTCGTGCAGCACACCCGGGACAGTCTCAAGAAGGCCGCCGTGGACGCGGTGGCGGCCGGGGTCTCCGGGATCATGCTCTTCGGGGTGCCCGAGGAGGGCAAGAAGGACGCCCTCGGGACCCCCGGTACCGATCCGGACGGGATTCTCCAGGTCGCCATCCGTGATGTGCGGGCCGAGGTGGGGGACGAGCTGCTCGTCATGTCCGATCTCTGTCTCGACGAGACCACGGATCACGGGCACTGCGGGGTGCTGGACGCGGAAGGGCGCGTCGACAACGACGCCACCCTGGAGCGGTACGCCGAGATGGCCCAGGTACAGGCTGATGCCGGTGCGCATGTCGTGGGGCCCAGCGGGATGATGGACGGGCAGATCGGGGTCGTCCGCGACGCCCTCGACCAGATCGGGCGTGAGGACGTCGCCATCCTCGCCTACACCGCCAAGTACTCGTCCGCCTTCTACGGGCCCTTCCGGGAAGCCGTCGGTTCCTCGCTGAAGGGGGACCGCAAGACGTACCAGCAGGACCCCGCCAATGTCCGGGAGTCGCTGAGGGAGCTGGCGCTCGATCTTGAGGAGGGCGCCGACATCGTCATGGTGAAGCCGGCCGGGCCCTATCTCGACATCCTCGCCCGGGTCGCCGACGCCGTGGACGTGCCCGTCGCCGCCTATCAGATCTCCGGCGAGTACTCGATGGTCGAGGCCGCGGCGGAGAAGGGCTGGGTCGACCGGGAGCGGGCCATCCTGGAGACCCTGACCGGGATCAAGCGGGCCGGCGCGCAGAACATCCTCACCTACTGGGCCACCGAGGCCGCCCGCATGCTGTGA
- a CDS encoding glutamyl-tRNA reductase, with protein sequence MSLLVVGLSHRTAPVSVLERAALSQDAQIKLLQDTVAAEPAAEAALLATCNRIELYADVDKFHAGVAELSTLLAQHSGVGLDELTPYLYVHYEDRAVHHLFSVACGLDSMVVGEGQVLGQIKDSLALAQDLHSAGRLLNDLFQQSLRVGKRAHSETGIDRAGQSLVTFGLQQLAGGKGTGASVEAWAAGRKALVIGAGSMSSLAAATLARLGVAEIVVANRTPDRAERLAQIINENSENSRYEGSDGDEGGVPSVSARAVPMESVPFELTRADIAVSCTGATGLVLTAEIIAAAVEGRVPADEAGPSPRTGATAATGDVRDARGVLPPTSIGTDDGCPLDLSAVQAGQAVQESAGFSVMGEAAVAGMDAATLEQHAAWVDNGTVDRRDAARRTPDDDRELIAALALTAAALGRIPEQRRPEMPAGVPRPPAVLSLLDLAMPRDVDAAAHRLAGVRLVDIESLAEASADVPMAADVDQVRRIVADEVAAFGAALRAAHITPTVVALRAMAADVVAGEIARLDGRLPGLDEKHRAEITQTVRRVVDKLLHAPTVRVKQLAAEPGGAGYADALRTLFDLDQETVASVSRADNDDDHAENRGRA encoded by the coding sequence GAGCCACCGCACCGCTCCCGTCAGCGTCCTTGAGCGCGCCGCGCTGTCCCAGGACGCGCAGATCAAGTTGCTTCAGGACACCGTCGCGGCCGAGCCCGCCGCCGAGGCCGCGCTGCTCGCCACCTGCAACCGCATCGAGCTCTACGCGGACGTCGACAAGTTCCACGCCGGTGTCGCCGAGCTGTCCACGCTGCTCGCCCAGCACAGCGGGGTGGGGCTCGACGAACTCACCCCGTACCTGTACGTGCACTACGAGGACCGGGCCGTCCACCACCTGTTCTCCGTCGCCTGCGGGCTCGACTCCATGGTCGTCGGGGAGGGGCAGGTCCTCGGGCAGATCAAGGACTCGCTCGCCCTCGCGCAGGATCTGCACTCCGCCGGGCGCCTGCTGAACGACCTGTTCCAGCAGTCCCTGCGGGTCGGCAAGCGCGCCCACTCCGAGACCGGTATCGACCGGGCCGGACAGTCCCTGGTCACCTTCGGGCTCCAGCAGCTGGCCGGGGGGAAGGGCACCGGGGCTTCCGTGGAAGCCTGGGCCGCGGGCAGGAAAGCCCTGGTCATCGGTGCCGGGTCGATGTCCTCGCTGGCCGCCGCCACGCTCGCGCGGCTCGGGGTCGCCGAGATCGTCGTCGCCAACCGCACACCGGATCGCGCCGAGCGGCTCGCGCAGATCATCAACGAGAACAGCGAGAACAGCCGGTACGAGGGTTCCGACGGTGACGAGGGCGGTGTGCCGTCCGTGTCCGCCCGCGCGGTTCCGATGGAATCGGTGCCGTTCGAGCTGACACGTGCCGATATAGCCGTTTCCTGTACCGGCGCGACCGGGCTGGTCCTCACCGCCGAGATCATCGCGGCGGCCGTCGAGGGCCGGGTGCCGGCGGACGAGGCCGGCCCGTCCCCCCGTACGGGCGCGACGGCCGCGACGGGTGACGTACGGGACGCGCGAGGGGTGCTGCCGCCCACCAGCATCGGTACCGACGACGGCTGTCCGCTGGACCTGTCCGCCGTGCAGGCGGGGCAGGCCGTGCAGGAGTCGGCCGGGTTCTCGGTGATGGGTGAGGCCGCCGTCGCCGGGATGGACGCGGCGACGCTGGAACAGCACGCGGCCTGGGTGGACAACGGCACCGTCGACCGGCGGGACGCCGCTCGGCGTACGCCCGACGACGACCGTGAGCTGATCGCCGCGCTCGCCCTGACCGCCGCCGCCCTCGGGCGCATTCCCGAGCAGCGGCGCCCCGAGATGCCCGCCGGTGTGCCGAGACCCCCGGCCGTGCTCTCGCTTCTCGACCTCGCGATGCCCCGGGACGTCGACGCCGCCGCGCACCGGCTGGCCGGGGTGCGCCTGGTGGACATCGAGTCGCTGGCCGAGGCCTCGGCGGACGTACCGATGGCGGCCGACGTGGACCAGGTCCGGCGGATCGTCGCCGACGAGGTCGCGGCCTTCGGGGCCGCCCTGCGGGCCGCGCACATCACGCCCACCGTCGTCGCGCTGCGCGCCATGGCCGCCGATGTCGTCGCCGGTGAGATCGCCCGGCTCGACGGCCGGCTGCCCGGGCTCGACGAGAAGCACCGGGCCGAGATCACACAGACCGTGCGGCGCGTGGTCGACAAACTGCTGCACGCGCCGACCGTACGGGTCAAGCAGCTCGCGGCCGAGCCCGGCGGCGCCGGGTACGCGGACGCGCTGCGCACCCTGTTCGACCTCGACCAGGAGACGGTCGCCTCCGTGTCCCGGGCGGACAACGATGACGACCACGCCGAGAACCGAGGGCGAGCATGA
- the hemC gene encoding hydroxymethylbilane synthase, with product MSEPVQGALRLGTRRSQLALAQSGKVADAVHRLTGRPVELVEITTYGDVSREDLAQIGGTGVFVTALRDALLRGEVDFAVHSLKDLPTAQPDDLVLAAVPEREDPRDVLVARDELKFTDLPSGARVGTGSTRRTAQLNSYARAHDLHIEVVPVRGNVDTRIGFVRSGELDAVVLAAAGLNRIGRADEVTDFLSVDMVLPAPGQGALAIECRAGNTSRDSDLIAALGELDDPDTRAAVTAERSLLAALEAGCSAPVGALADLLADGQIVKEMRLRGVVGTTDGSTLVQLSTTGPVPETYDQAMALGRELAAEMLAKGAAGLMGERAL from the coding sequence ATGAGTGAGCCAGTACAAGGGGCGCTGAGACTTGGGACCAGGCGAAGTCAACTCGCCCTGGCCCAGTCCGGGAAGGTCGCCGACGCCGTGCACCGGCTGACCGGCCGGCCCGTGGAGCTCGTCGAGATCACGACGTACGGCGACGTGTCCCGCGAGGACCTCGCCCAGATCGGCGGCACGGGCGTCTTCGTGACCGCCCTGCGGGACGCGTTGCTGCGCGGGGAGGTCGACTTCGCGGTGCACTCGCTGAAGGACCTGCCGACCGCCCAGCCCGACGACCTGGTGCTGGCCGCCGTACCGGAGCGCGAGGATCCGCGTGACGTACTGGTGGCGCGCGACGAGCTGAAGTTCACCGACCTGCCGAGCGGCGCGCGGGTCGGGACGGGCTCGACGCGGCGCACGGCCCAGCTGAACTCGTATGCGCGCGCCCATGACCTGCACATCGAGGTCGTACCGGTCCGGGGGAACGTCGACACCCGGATCGGGTTCGTGCGCAGTGGTGAGCTGGATGCGGTGGTGCTGGCCGCGGCCGGCCTCAACCGCATCGGGCGCGCCGACGAGGTGACCGACTTCCTGTCGGTCGACATGGTTCTGCCTGCCCCTGGCCAAGGGGCCCTGGCGATCGAGTGCAGAGCGGGGAACACCTCCCGCGACTCTGACCTGATCGCGGCACTCGGCGAGCTCGACGACCCGGACACCCGGGCCGCCGTGACCGCCGAACGGTCACTGCTCGCCGCCCTGGAGGCCGGTTGCAGCGCCCCTGTGGGCGCGCTGGCCGACCTGCTGGCCGACGGGCAGATTGTCAAGGAGATGCGCCTGCGCGGCGTCGTCGGCACGACCGACGGCTCGACGCTGGTGCAGCTGTCCACCACCGGTCCCGTGCCCGAGACGTACGACCAAGCAATGGCGCTCGGCCGTGAACTCGCAGCCGAGATGCTTGCCAAGGGCGCGGCCGGTCTGATGGGGGAGCGAGCACTGTGA
- a CDS encoding aminotransferase-like domain-containing protein, with amino-acid sequence MTAPATVPVAAASASASASVPALAARARAVGGSAVRDILAVIARPEVINFAGGLPAPELFDAEGVAAAFRDVFADTPARALQYATTEGEPALREALALRHTARGLPTDAAGLLVTTGSQQALSLLATALIDPGDVVLVEAPCYLAALQVFGLAGARVIAVPGDEDGIDPGVLAELVVRHRPKLLYTVPNFRNPTGQTMTGERRAAVAEVAARLGLWIVEDDPYGELRFEGERVPWLASCPGAEDRTVLLGSFSKVMAPGLRLGWLRAPAELLRACVVAKQAADLHTPTVNQLAAARYLADRDLDAHVRRVARVYGERRDAMLDGIGEALPEGSTWTRPEGGMFLWARLPEAYDTGALLRGVVERGVAYVPGASFYAGAGELDGAGRDGHAGRATMRLCFVTQTPDEIGEGLRRLGAGLR; translated from the coding sequence ATGACAGCCCCAGCGACAGTCCCCGTGGCAGCCGCTTCCGCTTCCGCTTCAGCCTCCGTGCCCGCGCTCGCCGCGCGGGCACGGGCGGTCGGCGGGTCGGCCGTACGGGACATCCTGGCCGTCATCGCCCGGCCCGAGGTGATCAACTTCGCGGGCGGGCTGCCCGCACCCGAGTTGTTCGACGCGGAGGGCGTGGCCGCCGCGTTCCGGGACGTGTTCGCGGACACGCCCGCGCGCGCCCTCCAGTACGCCACGACCGAGGGCGAGCCGGCCCTGCGCGAGGCGCTCGCCCTGCGGCACACCGCACGCGGCCTGCCCACCGACGCCGCCGGTCTCCTCGTCACCACCGGTTCCCAGCAGGCGCTGTCGCTGCTCGCCACGGCGCTGATCGACCCCGGGGACGTCGTCCTCGTCGAGGCCCCCTGCTATCTCGCGGCACTTCAGGTGTTCGGGCTGGCGGGCGCGCGGGTGATCGCCGTCCCCGGGGACGAGGACGGGATCGATCCCGGGGTGCTGGCTGAACTGGTCGTCCGGCACCGGCCCAAGCTGCTCTACACCGTGCCCAACTTCCGCAATCCGACCGGGCAGACCATGACGGGCGAGCGCCGGGCAGCCGTGGCGGAGGTCGCCGCGCGGCTCGGGCTGTGGATCGTCGAGGACGATCCTTACGGCGAGCTGCGCTTCGAGGGCGAGCGCGTGCCGTGGCTCGCGTCCTGTCCGGGCGCGGAGGACCGTACGGTCCTGCTCGGCTCCTTCTCCAAGGTGATGGCGCCGGGGCTGCGGCTGGGCTGGCTGCGCGCACCGGCGGAGCTGCTGCGCGCGTGCGTCGTCGCCAAGCAGGCCGCCGACCTGCACACCCCGACCGTCAACCAGCTCGCCGCCGCCCGCTATCTGGCCGACCGTGACCTCGACGCCCATGTGCGGCGCGTGGCCCGGGTCTACGGGGAGCGGCGCGACGCCATGCTCGACGGCATCGGGGAGGCGCTCCCCGAGGGCTCGACCTGGACCCGGCCCGAGGGCGGGATGTTCCTCTGGGCGCGGCTTCCGGAGGCGTACGACACCGGTGCGCTGCTGCGTGGAGTGGTGGAGCGGGGTGTCGCGTACGTGCCGGGGGCGTCCTTCTACGCGGGCGCGGGGGAGCTGGACGGTGCGGGCCGTGATGGCCATGCGGGCCGGGCGACGATGCGGTTGTGCTTCGTCACCCAGACCCCGGACGAGATCGGGGAGGGGCTGCGGCGGTTGGGGGCGGGGCTGAGGTAG
- a CDS encoding SAM-dependent methyltransferase, whose protein sequence is MSGDALSQDPAELRRRIDTTKAHPARVYDVFLGGKDNYAADRNAAAAALAANPRGYLDVRHNRDFMRRAVTTMAADEGIRQFLDIGTGLPTQDNVHQIAQRIVPDSRVVYVDNDPIVLAHARALLTSGPEGRTDYIDADLADPAQILEHARKTLDFDQPIALVLAAVLHFVAEPEAYDIVRELVDALPSGSRLVLSHLTEDLNPENIRAVQRTYTERGFTFVLRSRAEVERFFEENGLTLDEPGVVPAHHWRPDGGAPVPEQVEASYFDSLDDIEKVRYRDINDVTDADINVYAASGRKA, encoded by the coding sequence ATGAGCGGCGATGCTCTCAGTCAGGACCCCGCCGAGCTGAGAAGGAGGATCGACACCACCAAGGCCCACCCGGCCCGGGTCTACGACGTCTTCCTCGGAGGCAAGGACAACTACGCGGCCGACCGCAACGCCGCCGCCGCGGCGCTCGCCGCCAATCCGCGCGGCTACCTGGACGTCCGGCACAACCGCGACTTCATGCGCCGCGCCGTGACCACCATGGCGGCGGACGAGGGCATCCGGCAGTTCCTCGACATCGGTACCGGCCTGCCCACGCAGGACAACGTCCACCAGATCGCCCAGCGCATCGTCCCGGACAGCCGGGTCGTGTACGTGGACAACGACCCGATCGTCCTCGCCCATGCGCGTGCCCTGCTCACCAGCGGGCCCGAGGGCCGTACCGACTACATCGACGCCGACCTGGCCGACCCGGCCCAGATCCTCGAACACGCCCGCAAGACCCTCGACTTCGACCAGCCGATCGCGCTCGTCCTCGCGGCGGTCCTGCACTTCGTGGCGGAGCCGGAGGCGTACGACATCGTGCGTGAGCTGGTCGACGCGCTGCCGTCCGGCAGCCGGCTCGTCCTCAGCCACCTCACCGAGGACCTGAACCCCGAGAACATCCGCGCGGTCCAACGGACCTACACCGAGCGCGGGTTCACCTTCGTGCTGCGGTCCAGGGCCGAGGTGGAACGCTTCTTCGAGGAGAACGGGCTCACCCTCGACGAGCCGGGCGTCGTGCCCGCCCATCACTGGCGTCCCGACGGAGGAGCGCCGGTCCCGGAGCAGGTCGAGGCCTCGTACTTCGACTCGCTGGACGACATCGAGAAGGTCCGCTACCGCGACATCAACGACGTCACGGACGCGGACATCAACGTGTACGCGGCGAGTGGTCGCAAGGCCTGA
- a CDS encoding DUF805 domain-containing protein codes for MNYFLDVLKKYAVFSGRARRKEYWMFTLFAVIISIVLSIIDGVIGVQILSIVFSLAILLPSLGVAVRRLHDTGRSGWWLLFGLIPIVGTITLLVFMCLDGEQGENKYGYNPKFAPTHI; via the coding sequence ATGAACTACTTCCTCGACGTGCTCAAGAAGTACGCCGTGTTCAGCGGGCGTGCGCGCCGCAAGGAATACTGGATGTTCACGCTGTTCGCCGTCATCATCAGCATCGTGCTGTCGATCATCGATGGCGTCATCGGCGTGCAGATCCTCAGCATCGTGTTCAGCCTGGCGATCTTGCTGCCCAGCCTGGGTGTTGCCGTGCGGCGACTGCACGACACGGGCCGCTCGGGCTGGTGGCTCCTGTTCGGGCTCATCCCGATCGTCGGCACGATCACGCTGCTTGTCTTCATGTGCCTCGACGGTGAGCAGGGCGAGAACAAGTACGGCTACAACCCGAAGTTCGCCCCCACGCACATCTGA
- a CDS encoding 3-oxoacyl-ACP synthase III family protein encodes MTLACELTTDTHTGAGLPVPFAVAGTGLHLPPTIVTNKDLTRNLRTSDEWITARTGIRERRRLAPELATSDMCLEAARPALEAARLTPSDLDAVIVASYTADQPLPSTSAIVKSALGATRALALDVAQAACASGVHAVLLAAHLLQNPSISTVLVIGADCASRVIRPTDRTGGVFFGDAAAAVVLTRAETAGAGLLSYDIGSKLSYAVQIPGGGSRLPTTADTVTAGAHYVSMDGPAVWETATTRLPESITSATRHAGLTPTEVDHYFFHQANINILQETLRRLDIPADRAPITLDRLGNTGAAGLFTALHDTATAGRLHPGDTYVMCAIGAGFHWGTLCLRQA; translated from the coding sequence ATGACCCTGGCCTGCGAGCTGACCACAGACACCCACACCGGCGCCGGACTGCCCGTCCCCTTCGCGGTCGCCGGCACCGGCCTGCACCTGCCCCCGACGATCGTGACCAACAAGGACCTCACCCGGAACCTCCGGACGAGCGACGAATGGATCACGGCCCGCACCGGGATCCGCGAACGCCGGCGGCTGGCACCCGAACTGGCCACCTCCGACATGTGCCTGGAAGCGGCCCGCCCCGCCCTCGAAGCGGCCCGGCTCACACCATCGGACCTGGACGCGGTCATCGTGGCGAGTTACACCGCCGACCAGCCCCTGCCCTCCACCTCGGCCATCGTCAAAAGCGCCCTCGGCGCCACCAGGGCCCTGGCCCTGGATGTCGCCCAGGCCGCCTGCGCCTCCGGGGTGCACGCCGTGCTACTGGCGGCCCACCTCCTGCAGAACCCCTCCATCAGTACCGTGCTCGTCATCGGCGCCGACTGCGCCTCCCGGGTGATCCGCCCCACCGACCGCACCGGAGGCGTCTTCTTCGGCGACGCCGCAGCCGCCGTGGTGCTTACCCGCGCCGAGACCGCGGGAGCCGGACTGCTCTCGTACGACATCGGCTCGAAGCTGTCCTACGCCGTCCAGATCCCCGGGGGCGGCTCCCGCCTCCCCACCACCGCGGACACGGTCACCGCCGGAGCCCACTACGTCTCCATGGACGGCCCCGCAGTGTGGGAGACCGCGACCACCCGTCTCCCCGAGAGCATCACCAGCGCCACCCGTCACGCGGGCCTGACCCCCACCGAGGTCGACCACTACTTCTTCCACCAGGCCAACATCAACATCCTCCAGGAGACCCTCCGCCGCCTGGACATCCCGGCCGACCGGGCCCCCATCACCCTCGACCGGCTCGGCAACACCGGCGCCGCCGGCCTGTTCACCGCACTCCACGACACCGCCACCGCCGGCCGGCTCCACCCCGGAGACACCTACGTCATGTGCGCCATCGGCGCCGGCTTCCACTGGGGCACCCTGTGCCTGCGCCAGGCCTGA
- a CDS encoding DUF4253 domain-containing protein, which produces MATLPNPLPHLAADPTGSALGLALPAGRLIDATDEGPWHEPLLWHADAPSAPGDWTAHHDACRAAGLLPVVIEVGGGQGGPEEWELTPADTSYPGDHDPEEVLAGFWEEYAAQDEAWPGLSPASINANADTEQADADTLAAQLADSFLSPGSSFKEPRLALVPARRSADIPAAIGWSGPANYESDTARLCAVLRSWEDRFGVRVLALTFNQLVLSVAAPPATLAEAEATAAEHFAFCPDNITQGAHTTLRAYAEHELLTRQTWSFWWD; this is translated from the coding sequence ATGGCGACACTTCCCAACCCGCTGCCCCACCTCGCGGCCGACCCGACCGGCAGCGCACTCGGCCTCGCTCTCCCCGCCGGGAGGCTGATCGACGCGACGGACGAGGGCCCGTGGCACGAACCCCTCCTCTGGCACGCCGACGCGCCCTCCGCCCCCGGCGACTGGACCGCGCACCACGACGCGTGCCGGGCCGCCGGGCTCCTCCCGGTGGTCATAGAGGTGGGCGGCGGCCAAGGCGGCCCGGAGGAGTGGGAGTTGACGCCCGCCGACACCTCCTACCCCGGGGACCACGACCCCGAGGAGGTCCTCGCCGGGTTCTGGGAGGAGTACGCGGCACAGGACGAGGCCTGGCCGGGCCTGTCCCCCGCCAGCATCAACGCGAACGCCGACACCGAGCAGGCCGACGCAGACACCCTGGCGGCCCAACTGGCCGACTCGTTCCTCTCCCCCGGCTCCTCCTTCAAGGAACCGCGCCTGGCCCTCGTCCCCGCCCGGCGTTCCGCCGACATCCCCGCCGCCATCGGCTGGTCGGGCCCCGCGAACTACGAGAGCGACACGGCCCGCCTCTGCGCGGTGCTCCGCTCCTGGGAGGACCGCTTCGGCGTACGGGTCCTGGCGCTCACCTTCAACCAGCTGGTGCTGTCCGTGGCGGCCCCGCCGGCCACCCTCGCCGAGGCCGAGGCGACAGCCGCCGAGCACTTCGCGTTCTGCCCGGACAACATCACCCAGGGCGCCCACACCACCCTGCGCGCGTACGCCGAACACGAACTGCTCACCAGACAGACCTGGTCCTTCTGGTGGGACTGA